From a single Paramisgurnus dabryanus chromosome 17, PD_genome_1.1, whole genome shotgun sequence genomic region:
- the numb gene encoding protein numb homolog isoform X2: MNKLRQSFRRKKDVYVPESSRPHQWQTDEEAVRVGKCSFAVKYLGHVEVEESRGMHVCEEAVKRLKTSGKKAIRAMLMVSADGLRVVDDKTKDLILDQTIEKVSFCAPDRNFEHAFSYICRDGTTRRWICHCFMAIKDSGERLSHAVGCAFAACLERKQKREKECGVTATFDANRTTFTREGSFRVTTATEQAEREEVMRQLQDAKKDSEVMLSNSSGGVINPSVSLVGSNGSSSSPPLSTAGPQDNNPHAIPRRHAPVEVMARQGSFRGFPTLKTSPFKRQMSLRMNELPSTVQRKSDFSIKNTVMEVEGEGDSISSLCTQITSTFSKPTEDPFSSAPMTKPVSSPQSPSVPVNGTAPAFPPPSVTVTVANSPILPPPLPVRETNPWGKTPAPAPTTAQTGVEWPNAAPAVNSNLSPSVTSHKRTPSEADRWLEEVTKSVRAQQPAVTETPPAAVPAPMASGPSAPFMSTLPPAVPVVPPRQPAFHAQAPASFPVSNGLPYVQPSFPVVGITPSQMVAHVFGSATQTQPIAAVPVPVPQTQPQSSPFSTPPLAQFETQSACSAFGKPLLPPPSSATVLQPPKASAAINGANSWPSPVQSSAAQQPVDAFEAQWAALESRSQQRTAPSPTNPFSSDLHKTFEIQL, encoded by the exons ATGAATAAGCTACGGCAGAGTTTCCGGAGAAAGAAAGACGTGTATGTGCCGGAGTCCAGCCGGCCGCACCAGTGGCAAACGGATGAGGAGGCCGTGCGAGTTGGAAAGTGTAGCTTCGCTGTCAAG TATCTGGGACACGTGGAGGTGGAGGAGTCTCGTGGCATGCATGTCTGTGAAGAAGCCGTCAAGAGACTGAAAACG TCGGGTAAGAAGGCCATACGGGCGATGCTGATGGTGTCTGCGGATGGCTTGAGGGTCGTAGATGACAAGACGAAG GACCTTATTCTGGACCAGACAATAGAGAAGGTATCGTTCTGTGCACCGGACCGAAACTTCGAGCATGCTTTCTCCTACATCTGCAGAGACGGCACCACTCGCCGCTGGATCTGTCACTGTTTCATGGCCATCAAAGACTCG GGGGAGCGTCTCAGTCACGCGGTGGGCTGCGCGTTTGCCGCGTGTTTGGAGAGGAAACAGAAGAGGGAAAAGGAGTGCGGGGTCACCGCCACCTTTGATGCCAACCGTACCACTTTCACACGGGAGGGCTCCTTCCGCGTCACCACGGCAACAGAGCAGGCGGAGCGAGAGGAGGTCATGCGACAACTGCAGGATGCTAAGAAAG ACTCGGAGGTGATGTTGAGCAACTCTTCTGGCGGTGTGATTAACCCATCGGTCTCCCTCGTCGGATCCAACGGCTCGTCCTCGTCTCCTCCTCTGTCCACAGCGGGTCCTCAGGATAACAACCCTCACGCCATCCCTCGTCGGCACGCCCCTGTGGAAGTGATGGCTCGGCAGGGATCGTTCCGGGGTTTCCCAACGCTCAAAACCTCGCCTTTTAAACGGCAGATGTCACTGCGCATGAATGAACTGCCATCCACTGTGCAGCGCAAGTCTGATTTCTCTATCAAAAACACTG TGATGGAAGTGGAGGGTGAAGGTGACAGCATCAGCTCTCTCTGCACTCAGATCACATCTACCTTCAGCAAACCCACAGAAGATCCCTTCTCATCCGCACCCATGACCAAACCTGTGTCCTCACCGCAGTCGCCCTCTGTTCCAG TGAATGGCACAGCTCCTGCCTTCCCACCACCCAGCGTCACCGTAACGGTTGCTAACTCTCCCATCCTACCACCTCCTCTGCCGGTCCGAGAGACTAACCCCTGGGGCAAAACCCCAGCACCGGCCCCTACGACGGCACAGACGG GGGTTGAATGGCCGAATGCCGCACCTGCAGTCAACTCCAATCTTTCCCCATCTGTGACCTCTCACAAGCGCACACCATCTGAAGCAGACCGCTGGCTGGAGGAGGTGACCAAGTCTGTGAGAGCCCAACAACCTGCCGTCACCGAGACGCCTCCTGCCGCAGTGCCTGCTCCTATGGCATCAGGTCCTTCTGCACCCTTCATGTCCACCTTACCTCCTGCGGTCCCCGTCGTGCCCCCGCGCCAACCCGCATTTCACGCACAGGCCCCGGCTTCTTTCCCGGTGTCTAACGGGCTCCCGTACGTCCAACCGAGCTTTCCGGTGGTCGGCATCACACCTTCCCAGATGGTGGCCCATGTGTTTGGTTCTGCCACACAAACTCAACCCATCGCGGCGGTGCCCGTCCCAGTGCCCCAGACGCAGCCTCAGTCATCACCCTTCTCCACCCCGCCATTAGCTCAGTTCGAAACCCAAAGCGCATGCAGTGCATTCGGCAAACCGCTCTTACCTCCGCCGTCAAGCGCCACAGTGCTGCAGCCGCCCAAAGCGAGTGCCGCTATAAACGGCGCTAACAGCTGGCCATCACCCGTGCAGTCTTCAGCGGCACAGCAGCCGGTCGATGCTTTTGAGGCCCAGTGGGCCGCCCTGGAGAGTCGATCGCAGCAGCGCACCGCTCCGTCCCCTACGAACCCCTTCTCCAGTGATCTTCACAAGACCTTTGAGATTCAGCTTTAA
- the numb gene encoding protein numb homolog isoform X1 produces the protein MNKLRQSFRRKKDVYVPESSRPHQWQTDEEAVRVGKCSFAVKYLGHVEVEESRGMHVCEEAVKRLKTDRKFFKGFFAKSGKKAIRAMLMVSADGLRVVDDKTKDLILDQTIEKVSFCAPDRNFEHAFSYICRDGTTRRWICHCFMAIKDSGERLSHAVGCAFAACLERKQKREKECGVTATFDANRTTFTREGSFRVTTATEQAEREEVMRQLQDAKKDSEVMLSNSSGGVINPSVSLVGSNGSSSSPPLSTAGPQDNNPHAIPRRHAPVEVMARQGSFRGFPTLKTSPFKRQMSLRMNELPSTVQRKSDFSIKNTVMEVEGEGDSISSLCTQITSTFSKPTEDPFSSAPMTKPVSSPQSPSVPVNGTAPAFPPPSVTVTVANSPILPPPLPVRETNPWGKTPAPAPTTAQTGVEWPNAAPAVNSNLSPSVTSHKRTPSEADRWLEEVTKSVRAQQPAVTETPPAAVPAPMASGPSAPFMSTLPPAVPVVPPRQPAFHAQAPASFPVSNGLPYVQPSFPVVGITPSQMVAHVFGSATQTQPIAAVPVPVPQTQPQSSPFSTPPLAQFETQSACSAFGKPLLPPPSSATVLQPPKASAAINGANSWPSPVQSSAAQQPVDAFEAQWAALESRSQQRTAPSPTNPFSSDLHKTFEIQL, from the exons ATGAATAAGCTACGGCAGAGTTTCCGGAGAAAGAAAGACGTGTATGTGCCGGAGTCCAGCCGGCCGCACCAGTGGCAAACGGATGAGGAGGCCGTGCGAGTTGGAAAGTGTAGCTTCGCTGTCAAG TATCTGGGACACGTGGAGGTGGAGGAGTCTCGTGGCATGCATGTCTGTGAAGAAGCCGTCAAGAGACTGAAAACG GACAGAAAGTTCTTCAAAGGCTTCTTTGCAAAA TCGGGTAAGAAGGCCATACGGGCGATGCTGATGGTGTCTGCGGATGGCTTGAGGGTCGTAGATGACAAGACGAAG GACCTTATTCTGGACCAGACAATAGAGAAGGTATCGTTCTGTGCACCGGACCGAAACTTCGAGCATGCTTTCTCCTACATCTGCAGAGACGGCACCACTCGCCGCTGGATCTGTCACTGTTTCATGGCCATCAAAGACTCG GGGGAGCGTCTCAGTCACGCGGTGGGCTGCGCGTTTGCCGCGTGTTTGGAGAGGAAACAGAAGAGGGAAAAGGAGTGCGGGGTCACCGCCACCTTTGATGCCAACCGTACCACTTTCACACGGGAGGGCTCCTTCCGCGTCACCACGGCAACAGAGCAGGCGGAGCGAGAGGAGGTCATGCGACAACTGCAGGATGCTAAGAAAG ACTCGGAGGTGATGTTGAGCAACTCTTCTGGCGGTGTGATTAACCCATCGGTCTCCCTCGTCGGATCCAACGGCTCGTCCTCGTCTCCTCCTCTGTCCACAGCGGGTCCTCAGGATAACAACCCTCACGCCATCCCTCGTCGGCACGCCCCTGTGGAAGTGATGGCTCGGCAGGGATCGTTCCGGGGTTTCCCAACGCTCAAAACCTCGCCTTTTAAACGGCAGATGTCACTGCGCATGAATGAACTGCCATCCACTGTGCAGCGCAAGTCTGATTTCTCTATCAAAAACACTG TGATGGAAGTGGAGGGTGAAGGTGACAGCATCAGCTCTCTCTGCACTCAGATCACATCTACCTTCAGCAAACCCACAGAAGATCCCTTCTCATCCGCACCCATGACCAAACCTGTGTCCTCACCGCAGTCGCCCTCTGTTCCAG TGAATGGCACAGCTCCTGCCTTCCCACCACCCAGCGTCACCGTAACGGTTGCTAACTCTCCCATCCTACCACCTCCTCTGCCGGTCCGAGAGACTAACCCCTGGGGCAAAACCCCAGCACCGGCCCCTACGACGGCACAGACGG GGGTTGAATGGCCGAATGCCGCACCTGCAGTCAACTCCAATCTTTCCCCATCTGTGACCTCTCACAAGCGCACACCATCTGAAGCAGACCGCTGGCTGGAGGAGGTGACCAAGTCTGTGAGAGCCCAACAACCTGCCGTCACCGAGACGCCTCCTGCCGCAGTGCCTGCTCCTATGGCATCAGGTCCTTCTGCACCCTTCATGTCCACCTTACCTCCTGCGGTCCCCGTCGTGCCCCCGCGCCAACCCGCATTTCACGCACAGGCCCCGGCTTCTTTCCCGGTGTCTAACGGGCTCCCGTACGTCCAACCGAGCTTTCCGGTGGTCGGCATCACACCTTCCCAGATGGTGGCCCATGTGTTTGGTTCTGCCACACAAACTCAACCCATCGCGGCGGTGCCCGTCCCAGTGCCCCAGACGCAGCCTCAGTCATCACCCTTCTCCACCCCGCCATTAGCTCAGTTCGAAACCCAAAGCGCATGCAGTGCATTCGGCAAACCGCTCTTACCTCCGCCGTCAAGCGCCACAGTGCTGCAGCCGCCCAAAGCGAGTGCCGCTATAAACGGCGCTAACAGCTGGCCATCACCCGTGCAGTCTTCAGCGGCACAGCAGCCGGTCGATGCTTTTGAGGCCCAGTGGGCCGCCCTGGAGAGTCGATCGCAGCAGCGCACCGCTCCGTCCCCTACGAACCCCTTCTCCAGTGATCTTCACAAGACCTTTGAGATTCAGCTTTAA